The DNA region GATGAGAGCAGATGCTCTGAgaaagaggatgaggataaGAGGCTGCCGGCCCCCTGAGGTTGTTGTGAGACGAAATGTTGACCGCCGATCACAAAAATTACCAATTAAATAAGATATCTTGAAAAATTGTGAGATGGTTTCCTCTTATCCTTGAACAAAGAAAGTTGATATCTCGATTCCGTGGTTGGTAGATTTGAACCGCTCTCATCTCACAAATGTCATAAGTGGAAGGCACGATCTCACTGACAGCAGGCGCGCTTCAGCAAGCAATGACGCGCCTCGCCCTAAATTTTTTATCGCTTATCTTCCACCCAAGCTCTCTCCCGCCTTGGCACCCTGatcctcccacctccaaccccaacccgcaGACCCACCagttcaccaacctccaacctcaaccttctcGAAGCACCATTTCACAAACGAAAGGTCCCACCCCCAAGCCATGCGCAAAACCACCCGCCCCTAATGCAAATGCACACCGCACCGCAACATCTCAAATCCCCAGCATTTCCATCCCCGTCCGTCCCAccccttttttctctcacATTCCCCCATTGTTTACATTTTCCCCCTTTAGGCAACCGATCACCTGTCtcgcaaaaagaaaaagcggAGCCCACACTACCTATCCGATCCGAGAACTCCATACCCCACAACCCGGGCTCCGGTCCGCATTCCGCCATCCCAGGCCATCGCCGGGCTCCACACAGAGCCCGGACCACACCACCCCGGAACGGCTATCTCAACGACGACAGGACAAGGGGTGGAATTTTCTAGTAAATAGTTGGTTACAACCTCACGGCTATATCGTCTCCAGGGAAACGCTCACCTCAACGAAAACTCTGACATgtgttcttttcttccatGCGGTAATGGCCGACATGAAAACCATATCCACGGTACAGGTAAAATGACAACCGGAGAGTTTGGAACGGAGGTATAACACATCCCGCGTTATACACTCTTATACCCATCATATCGTAGTTGTGAAAAACTTTTTGAGATTGCAGCCTCTCATTCTACCAGCACGCCTTTCCCCGCTCATCTCTGATCTACACTCTCCATCAGCTGTTACTTCTTGCCAACCAAGCATAAAACTCCTTGCCACATCACCGCCCATCAAAACCCACTCGCTCTCACTCGTTGCCCCGTGAACCCCAGAAACCATCGCCCGATCCGACAGTTCAAAAAACAAATCCATCCCCACCGGCGGCCATCCCGTCATCCAATATCGCAACCCTGCCCTGTCTTAAACCAATGCAAAGAAAAGGGTTAGGTTAGGTGTTCTCCGACGACCCTCTACTCACCAAACCGTTACATTCCCACCCGCTTTGAAAATTTCCCCTGAACACAAAACCCCGTCCTTGGCAAAGGGCCCAAGTGTTTGACATGCAGAGTCCAAGTTATGCTTCCATGCTGGGTCACAACTTGATGAAAGATGAAGTCACAAACTTGATGACCACATGACAACGGACATACAAGTCAAAGCACAACAAGTGCGACAGTCGTCAAGTAATTTTTAAACTTCATTTTGTTCTTGTTTTTTGCTTCAGCCTGTAAACTCACTAGGTACAAAGCTACTTCGTAACAAGCACCCGTGGCcgtgatttttttttgttctgATATTCCCAAAcagtgaaaaaaaaaaaggaagggcGGTTTCTCGGTTCGAGTTCTCCATCATCGCGTATCATGCTGATTGATGGCTCGCCAATAAAAACCCAATCATCCATCCAATTGCTGTATGTTGTCAGAGGGGAGCGATGGCAATCACCCACACAAAAGCAGTACAGGAGTTTCCCATGATGTCCAGGGAAGGGGAGCAGACGAGGATGACTTTTTGCCACAGGGATATCTTGTTCACCAAGATCCCAGGGCTCTCTAAAGCCGTTCTTCTTCTGTCCCATCCCATATTTCTTCCATCTGATCCTGGCAGGAACTTGAACAAAACTCATCTGACAATTAAGTCGTGAGTCGCAGTCCGTCGCAAGTAAAGGTTTCTCCTCCCATCTTATGCTTCCTCCCCTCGGACcagcaaacaacaccaaagatGACCCCTTCCTCCATTTTCCCTGGCCTCCATGGTAAATAAACCTGTTGCAAACCACTGCAGAACGCATGTTCGTGGAATCGACGTCTGGATCCACCGTGCGAAAACGGGTTGCCAGGAGGGGTATCTTGTGTGTAAATGCtacaaagaaaaaaaagacaaaaacaacaaTTTTGGTGTGGTTTCGATGTGTGTCGGACCGAACCGGGATATTCTGATCAGTAAAGTGCTTTTTCGTACAGACGTTGATAAGGGAAGATGAGGTGCCCGCGAATGGGCTGATGACGCGCAATCGTAACAGCTCTTGAGCGGCGAGTAAGATAAAACAAGACCGGTTTGCTGTATCATCGTGATCGCTAAACATTATGAATACATGCCAGTCCATGCCGCAATGCGGACTGACACTTTGACAGTATCGAAGAGCTGATAGGCATCCAAAACATGATGGGCCTTTGCTGAAGTGATACATGCCAAAAGGTGGCAAGTaatgccgagaagaagaaacaagtATGCTGGGTTTGTCGACGATCGTGAGGGTATCAATCCTACCGGAAACAAACCTGCACCCTACTCAGTCGCGATGAGAGGGCAGCATGTGTATGAATGAGGTATGTGACATAGAAGAAGACAAAGTGGCTGCGAATGAGCCTGCTCCGGGAAAGCTGTGGTTGGCGAGCAGAGGTGACAACTGCTGAAGAATAGGTAAGGATGCAGTGTAATCCAACAAGTATTCCCATGAGTGATGTTGGTTTTTAGAAAGAGACCATCCGTCGTGGAGGCCCACGATCCGCTCCAAGTGGCGATTGCCCAAGGTCCGCAAACTCACAATCACGGCTGATGGCACGACCTGGCGCAGTTGGCGAATCCTGGATCCGATCACCAAATGCATACGTTTGCGCACGACCCAGCCCTTTGCGCTGCTGCTTTAAGCGGCCCATCAGCCGCTCGCAAGTCTTCTCGTGCCCAGCGGCGCCCATCTCAACATACGCCCGAGGGTAGCAGCGTTCTTGGTGTTCAGAGAAGAAACCACTATACCCCCCGTCCAGAATGTAAACATCAGGGTATGTGAGTCTCGGGTAAGCCTCCTGGTTCAGTTGTCGGTCCTCGGAACGGATATGGCGAGCCATGAGCGGAGCACGGTGAGCAGAGTATTCGCAGTGAAAGATGAGAAGGGTGCGCCCTGGCATGGGAGTGCGAAACAGATGGTCTGCCAGAAGATCCTTATCATTGTAGTTGATGGCGCCATCAATGTGACCACCTTCATATTCGTACTCGAAGCGACAGTCGACGATCATCTTGTGTTGGTACTGGTCGCTGTATTTGCCGTCCAACACTTCAAGCATGGTGTCGCGGGTAATGCGAGGAATGTTATCTTGTTCATCTTCGGGCATGAAATGTGGTAGCAGTGGCTCCTGGGTTTCCTCGATTTCGGGCAGAGCAGCGTCAGGCTCCTTGGGTTTCATAATCTCCTCGGCGCTTTCAAACATGCTCAGTGAGCGACGAGTCGTCCACCTCCGCGGCCGGCCGGCAGGATTCGAAGACTTGCGAGAGTGGCTGATTGGTGATCCGTTCCGGACACCGCTAAGACCAGGCAAGTTGAACTGGGGCCTTGGGCGATTGCTTGCCATGATCATGCAAGGGCTATTAGCACTGAGGGACCGCCTCTGTTGAGGAGGCGAGTCCTGAAAACATTCGCTCAGCGACATCGAGGTCGAAGGGGAGGAGCCGAGCTGTACCTCACCCCCGAGCTTTAGGGAGGGGAACTGGTTATCACCATTGGAACGACCCGGGATGGCCCCCGTAGTGTAACCTTTGGCACGGCTGAGAGATGGCCGCATCAAACCAAGCTTTCTGCGGGCTCTAAAAACGCAAAACCGTTAGCACCTTGTAGCTGGGGATCCGCAGGGCTGGGAGCGCGTGTCATTAGACTTACTCGGCACCAACGGCCTTGGATGTATCCATAACAGTCTTTTGTGGGATGGGAGACTCCATCATGATATCATCACTCATAGGAATACTcggtgttggagatggcaCTTCGACATGGCCCGCAAAGGCACCCTTCTGCGGCAATGGTGACATGTCCATCATGTCGACATTACCAGGCGACGACGATGGTGCCAATGGAGGCGTGGTAAGATATTCTGCACGCACACACATTCGTCAGTCCAACCACTTTGTGGCACGTCTCTCAACCACACCCGGCTTACCACGAGACTTGAATCCGTCCATCATGGTGGCCGTGGTAAATAGGGCGCGACGCGGCGTCGGAAACATGGGGCTACTGCAACATTGCGTACACGATTAGTTATTGGACGTCCATGCTCTTTCCGTCCAAAGCCTAGGTCCAAACACTCACCTGGCTTCATTGAGCTTAAAGTTTTGTGACAGGTCCGCCGCCAACGAGGCCGCGGGAGAAGAGCCTCGGACGGCCTTGATGTTAAAGTATTCAGGGTTCTGACGTTGGAAGATATTCATAGACCCAGGACCCAAGGGGCTGGGACCCAAGGGCGGACCAAACAAGTTCGACTGGCCAAACGTGGGAGGCGCCGGCCGGATGGCGGCCAACGGTGAAGAGGTCTCCATGGTGGCTCCAAGGTTCTCTTATCGCATGTACACAGCAgagagggttggtggatgatgcTATCGAAGAACTCAAGAGGTGAAATCGGGTGGCTATTTTTGGCGTGGAGGTACAATGTCTGGATGTCGTGCAGTGGgtggtgcagcagcagcagccaacagtCGAGGGTGTCGAGACGGTGGATGGTGAAGCTCTGAGCTAGCCGTCGCGGTTGGCCAATGCTGCGAGCTGCCACTTTCTCTTACTGAAATCACGAGAGCATTCGTCAAGGTGTAAAAGGATGTCTTGAGGTTTAAAGGTTGAATTCGGTGCACtggttgctggggttgacCTCAGTTTTCTCGTCGTCCGGTGCAACGCGGGCGGTCTGTGAAGTGCGTTTGGCAGAACCGGGATGGCAGAGGCCAGTCAGTAACGAGGTGATAGCGGGGTTCCGCTCCGGTGGGTGCAGCCAGGGCAAGGAGCTGACGCCGGGAAGGTGCTCGGTTGCTCTCGTCGAGATCGCCAGTTGCCTGTCTAACTGTTGCCGACGCTGCTGTATACCAGATACTCGTGAATGGAGAGGGAATGGGTCGGATCGAGGTCGATTTTGAGAGTTTTATGACGTGCCGCCCACTTTCTTGTTCAGCTCCAAGTTCTGGTTCTTTGCAGGTGCAGAGGATGGACGGTCTGCCAAGTTATGGACAAGGGGTGGCCGGGGGGGTGATatgcagcagcaggctgACTGGCCGGGGCGTGTCGGACCACAGAAGGTCTGGTGTGGAGGCTAGAATGGAAGTTCTTCTACTCCCTGGATATTGTTTTGCTGAAAAGGAGAGCTTCTGGATAAGGTATCCCTTCCTACAACCAAAGCTGTTCACCGTATACCAATGTCGATGACAACGTTACACACCCAAGGGCCTGTTGAggggcgagggcgaggctACAAGATGGGCAGCAGGTGGTTAAGAAGGAATTTTCCTTGCCGGCGTTGTGCACAGCATCGACAGGGAAGCCCAATCAAGCAGGGCAGTTGATTTTCTTACGGGTTGTCAGGGGAGACTCAACTGGGACCCAGCCTGGCTGCTGCAGCTGCTTAAGCGCAACAGGGGGCCCTGCTTTGGGAATTGTGGAGCGCTGGAGCAGCTTCCCTGTACCCGCCGCAGGGCCATGGAAAAAGGTACAAAGTACTTTTGATAGGTACCAAAGTACACCAGTGCTTGTGAGAGCCCAGCATCGGCAAAACCTCACACAATCGAGGTACATTTCAGCATGAAAACAGCCGCCGTAGGCAGCAGTTCCATTTTGTATGTTCCGTGATTCCGACTCTCTCTCCATGCGCCGCTTCCCCCAGTGGCTTCTTCATGGGCCCGCCACACCGTGCTCTGGGGCAGCTGCCGGCGGCCTGGCGAAAGGGTCGCTAGCAGGCACAGCAAAAAGCGCGGAAGTCAGTCGTCCGTGTAAGTGGAGGAAGCAGTGGGCCAGTAATGGCCATGATCAATGACACCGCGACGACAGCAAATGCAATGAGACATCTGGGAGACAAGACAGTTTGAGAGATTGTCTTGACTTCCAGAGCCTGGCCAGGGCAACGGTTCAAATGGCATGGGTGGATGGCATCTGGCCTCTCGTCATCCCATTCATCCCTGAGGCTATCCACAGTCCAAATTTCTACCCACATACCCATAGGCATTGACCGGCCTGAGAGTCTTCAATACCCCGACAGGCTTTGGCCGGTCGCCGGTCAGAAAAAGGCCAAATAATTTCCTAGATCTCCGAGGGAGGAAGATCTTTAAAAAGTCGGCTTCAGGCCACCAGATATCGTTCAGAAGTCCCAAAGCTCTAAGACCCTCGCACGGCACCTCTCAGTCCTCCCTTGGGATATTTTGTTGCAGACTCAGGACCCGATCTTGAAGTTTGTTCACAAGGTGACTGGGAACGGCctgagaaaaggggggttgtatGTACATGGAGCCATCAAGCTCCCTACAGCTTTGATGCTGACCCAGCAACCGTCCTATTCGGGTAAACATCCCAGTGCCTGGGACGATGTTTCAGAAGCCGTGGAAGATACTCCCAGCGAATGACATGCCCGAAAGGTCATTGGGATCCAGTATGTATTGCTAGCGGTCAAGCACTGCAAGTTAGCGCTTCTACTCCATCACAGTGCATCTCAAAATTAGCCCAGCAAGCAACGGACCACTGAGATGTCGGAATGTCGACTGACGGCCGGCAGTTCATCGTGGAATCTACACTTCAGCCAAATGCTTCGTCCACATGTCAATGACTCTCATCAGGAATAAGAAACCATATGCGAAATGCATGCAAAGACCTGCCTGACCGTTGAAGCTCATGGTCGCAACAATTGGAAGCATCACCGAACGAAGCCGACGCACAGACTAAACAGGAGCTACCTAGCAATAAACATGCGGCAAAACAGTAACACTGTCTGTGCCTCACAATTCCACACATCTTTAGACCAATGACCGTCTCCAATTGCCCGCCTTCCCTTGCCGGTTGCCCTCAGTTCCTTTTTGGTCCATTAGCTATTGTCAAACTCTCGATATCTCCAAACCCAGACACGCGCTTCTCCGGCCGCGTCCAACTCTGCTGGCAGCAACGGCATCATCACGATCCCCAATCTACAACAGGATGTCGATCTTGGCAATGACGATACCGGTCCGATGTCTGGAAGCATTTGTCCAAGATTCGAGATGAGAATTGCGTCAGAGAATCGCTTCGATAAAAGCTTGCCAAGGCTCGCTCCAGCTACAACCCCGGCCAGAGGGCCCTGGCCCCGCTTCTGAAGTGGCCGTGTTGGACATCAACCCTCTCCAGCCGTGGGCCTCTCACCTGCCATTGGCTACTCTACTGGGAGACAGGCTGTATGTGAGGGGTTCTCGTCTCAGACTCATCAAATCAGCCGGCAGAATACAACTGAAGCAAATCACGGTTTCCGGGAAGGAAAAATGAGGTTGCGGGGTCAGTCAGACAGCAGCCCATGACCCCAGTTTTGTTTCCGCCTCGGAGAATTCATGCGGCTCCCAAGAACATATTCGAACGAAACGAACGATATACCGAATGTTAACATCGGTCTCCTTCCTGTCGAGCGATCAGAGGGCATATCGAGCAATGCCTGGAAATAGCACAGCGTTGCTTGGAGTGAGGGGCAGTCCGCCCAGCCTCAGCCTTCTCCATGGCCCAATAGGGAAAGacgtcatcctcttcggcaGGGCTGGGGCGCGCACTTCGGCGCTTTCCCTAAGCTGAACAAGATCGCCCGATAGCGTCTCGaatccccatcctctctgCCAATCGCCTTTCAGCATTCTTTCCTTTGACCTTGTCAAATCGCGACATTCAGATCTGTCTGATCCGCCCAAGAACCAAGGAAAGAAGGGACGGTCAAACAAGAGCCAGAATACAAAGTCAAGCAGCGTTATGAATAACGTCTCGTTTGTGTACATACTTGGAGATGCCATCGCTAACTTCAACAACGTTGTCTGTCTTCATACCCCGCTCTGTGGTTTTGATGCAGGGCAGCCCAATGACTCGCATAATCttttgaagatggagaagtcAGCTCAA from Podospora pseudoanserina strain CBS 124.78 chromosome 1, whole genome shotgun sequence includes:
- the MIH1 gene encoding m-phase inducer phosphatase (EggNog:ENOG503NX7V; COG:D; BUSCO:EOG09262FE3); translated protein: METSSPLAAIRPAPPTFGQSNLFGPPLGPSPLGPGSMNIFQRQNPEYFNIKAVRGSSPAASLAADLSQNFKLNEASSPMFPTPRRALFTTATMMDGFKSREYLTTPPLAPSSSPGNVDMMDMSPLPQKGAFAGHVEVPSPTPSIPMSDDIMMESPIPQKTVMDTSKAVGAEARRKLGLMRPSLSRAKGYTTGAIPGRSNGDNQFPSLKLGGEVQLGSSPSTSMSLSECFQDSPPQQRRSLSANSPCMIMASNRPRPQFNLPGLSGVRNGSPISHSRKSSNPAGRPRRWTTRRSLSMFESAEEIMKPKEPDAALPEIEETQEPLLPHFMPEDEQDNIPRITRDTMLEVLDGKYSDQYQHKMIVDCRFEYEYEGGHIDGAINYNDKDLLADHLFRTPMPGRTLLIFHCEYSAHRAPLMARHIRSEDRQLNQEAYPRLTYPDVYILDGGYSGFFSEHQERCYPRAYVEMGAAGHEKTCERLMGRLKQQRKGLGRAQTYAFGDRIQDSPTAPGRAISRDCEFADLGQSPLGADRGPPRRMVSF